One Labilithrix sp. DNA window includes the following coding sequences:
- a CDS encoding ABC transporter ATP-binding protein, translating into MPAPLPEKAASKRKKKNVEIAIRINKLTKRFGVKTAVDQISLKVKQGQVYGLIGPNGAGKTTTFSMMAGFLRPTSGQLEMLGYEPTQVDELRSRVGVLPQDALLPPWDKVGEFLMHMAQLQDVPPDRVEAEAREVLEEVDGKDWWSLRCGQLSHGMSKRVQLAQALLGDPEIVLLDEPTAGLDPRVAYEVRQLIKRRKGRCTLVVSSHNLQELEEICDAACILDRGRVVASGTITELTASSEEVRVRLGAGPTPVAQVRDLPMVKRVEYDEDRRELVIYFDRGSVDAETVIGHVLWCLLNNQARISQVTKGKGLEQRVMELT; encoded by the coding sequence ATGCCGGCGCCGCTGCCGGAGAAGGCCGCGTCGAAGCGGAAGAAGAAGAACGTCGAGATCGCGATCCGCATCAACAAGCTCACGAAGCGCTTCGGCGTGAAGACGGCGGTCGATCAGATCTCGCTCAAGGTGAAGCAAGGACAGGTCTACGGCCTCATCGGCCCGAACGGCGCCGGCAAGACGACGACGTTCTCGATGATGGCCGGCTTCCTGCGCCCCACGAGCGGCCAGCTCGAGATGCTCGGCTACGAGCCGACGCAGGTCGACGAGCTCCGCTCGCGCGTCGGCGTCCTCCCGCAGGACGCGCTGCTCCCGCCCTGGGACAAGGTCGGCGAGTTCCTCATGCACATGGCGCAGCTGCAGGACGTCCCGCCCGATCGGGTCGAGGCCGAGGCGCGCGAGGTGCTCGAGGAGGTCGACGGCAAGGACTGGTGGTCGCTCCGTTGCGGCCAGCTCTCGCACGGCATGTCGAAGCGCGTGCAGCTCGCGCAGGCGCTCCTCGGCGATCCGGAGATCGTGCTCCTCGACGAGCCGACCGCGGGCCTCGATCCGCGCGTCGCCTACGAGGTCCGCCAGCTCATCAAGCGGCGCAAGGGTCGCTGCACCCTCGTCGTCTCGAGCCACAACCTCCAGGAGCTGGAGGAGATCTGCGACGCCGCCTGCATCCTCGATCGCGGCCGCGTCGTCGCGAGCGGGACGATCACGGAGCTCACCGCCTCGAGCGAGGAGGTCCGCGTCCGCCTCGGCGCGGGCCCGACCCCCGTCGCGCAGGTCCGCGACCTGCCGATGGTGAAGCGCGTCGAGTACGACGAGGACCGTCGCGAGCTCGTCATCTACTTCGATCGCGGCTCCGTCGACGCGGAGACCGTCATCGGACACGTCCTCTGGTGCCTCCTCAACAACCAGGCCCGCATCAGCCAGGTCACGAAGGGCAAGGGCCTCGAGCAGCGCGTGATGGAGCTGACCTAA
- a CDS encoding protein kinase, translating into MPTPVTERSVMLGKYRVIARLGTGGMAEVFLAVAHGAMNVNRLVVVKRLRDELASDPASREMFLDEARLAARLNHPNVIQTFEAGAEGGSWFLAMEYVEGQPFNRVLTKLKQEGRELAPKMAARIVADALNGLHYAHELTDFDGTPLSIVHRDVSPQNMMVTYGGVSKIVDFGIAKAAGSAQTAHGVFKGKVAFMAPEQVLGENVDGRADVFAAGIVLWEALTGQHLMAAESPARTLYNLMNKQIPRVAEINDQIPLALDTIVARALERDVDERYPTAKAMREALEDFITAGGGLSAEAVGELVTDLFADRKKTVQAQIKAQLAALSLARGSDPDVSVSKTHVRPAPAGVIDLSEAPEGDSQPSVFRVVTTAANTRTNPIAFVALVVVTVLALGVSGLALHRAQSPPAAAAPPSVITVTVPTPAAPPPPSAAATEPPAPPTMTATQAPAPKPAPVVARPPAGRASPATSPATTPDEPARHSSPASQEPRPPAAETARGRTFRRDL; encoded by the coding sequence ATGCCCACCCCGGTGACCGAGCGATCGGTCATGCTCGGGAAGTACCGCGTCATCGCGCGCCTCGGCACCGGCGGCATGGCGGAGGTGTTCCTCGCGGTCGCGCACGGCGCGATGAACGTGAACCGCCTCGTCGTCGTGAAGCGCCTGCGCGACGAGCTCGCGAGCGATCCCGCGTCGCGCGAGATGTTCCTCGACGAGGCGCGCCTCGCCGCGCGCCTCAACCACCCGAACGTGATCCAGACCTTCGAGGCGGGCGCCGAAGGCGGGAGCTGGTTCCTCGCGATGGAGTACGTCGAGGGACAACCCTTCAATCGTGTGCTCACGAAGCTGAAGCAAGAGGGGCGCGAGCTCGCGCCGAAGATGGCGGCGCGCATCGTCGCCGACGCGCTGAACGGCCTCCACTACGCGCACGAGCTGACCGACTTCGACGGCACGCCGCTCTCGATCGTGCATCGCGACGTGAGCCCGCAGAACATGATGGTCACCTACGGCGGCGTCTCGAAGATCGTCGACTTCGGGATCGCGAAGGCGGCCGGCTCCGCGCAAACCGCGCACGGCGTCTTCAAAGGCAAAGTCGCGTTCATGGCGCCCGAACAAGTCCTCGGCGAGAACGTCGACGGCCGCGCCGACGTGTTCGCCGCCGGCATCGTGCTGTGGGAGGCCCTCACCGGGCAGCACCTCATGGCGGCGGAGTCGCCCGCGCGCACGCTCTACAACCTGATGAACAAGCAGATCCCGCGCGTCGCGGAGATCAACGACCAGATCCCGCTCGCGCTCGACACGATCGTCGCGCGCGCGCTCGAGCGCGACGTCGACGAGCGCTACCCGACCGCGAAGGCGATGCGCGAGGCGCTCGAGGACTTCATCACCGCGGGCGGCGGCCTCTCCGCCGAGGCGGTCGGCGAGCTCGTCACCGATCTCTTCGCCGATCGGAAGAAGACGGTCCAGGCGCAGATCAAGGCGCAGCTCGCCGCGCTGTCGCTCGCGCGCGGGAGCGATCCCGACGTCTCGGTGAGCAAGACGCACGTGCGGCCCGCGCCCGCCGGCGTCATCGATCTCTCGGAGGCGCCGGAGGGCGACTCGCAGCCGTCCGTCTTCCGCGTCGTCACCACCGCCGCGAACACGCGCACGAACCCGATCGCGTTCGTCGCGCTCGTCGTCGTCACCGTCCTCGCGCTCGGCGTGAGCGGGCTCGCGCTCCATCGCGCGCAGAGTCCGCCCGCCGCCGCCGCTCCGCCGTCGGTGATCACGGTCACGGTCCCGACGCCGGCCGCGCCGCCGCCGCCGAGCGCCGCCGCCACCGAGCCGCCCGCGCCTCCGACGATGACGGCGACGCAAGCGCCCGCGCCGAAGCCCGCGCCGGTCGTGGCGCGGCCCCCAGCGGGCCGCGCGTCGCCGGCGACCTCCCCCGCGACCACACCGGACGAACCGGCACGGCACTCCTCGCCGGCGTCCCAAGAACCTCGTCCGCCGGCGGCGGAGACGGCGCGCGGAAGGACCTTCCGCCGCGATCTATGA
- a CDS encoding Rne/Rng family ribonuclease: MAKNILVISCDYRETRAALIENGIIAELHIERKGAESGTVGNVYLGKVTRVLPGLQAAFIDIGQERAAFLHVEDLIRPDDFDEYLAGGRKLARGEGRSSTTSESEDEDETAEGEASPSSGERETDARADSNPRAADEPDADSDSDEPADSDEPADSDEPDSDERDADSGEPDSDEPDSDERAVAAESDRDLDSPSQASATDDDANDSDPPAAGLGGGIDDLETTVAYPDWPAPPARKQNGSTTAKRALRSGPSDAPPASDPPSDEVIAPPSPPSAVETQPLIEDVSSVALGGVAAESSERLFADDDDDDDDDDDRAEVRGQDSMRSLASQPTLDELPSSDSDRPSSAAHDDESDDDDLLGDLPGFTVSEPGEPVPRAPAPRAAERERGERGGRRRRRGRGRGERTGDRPATEARGSGGGGGERTRGRDGGRGRDGGRSTGRDGSRGRDGSRGRGDRSGAGGLPGRLSKSTPIRDVVKEGQEIIVQVTKDPIGTKGARCSSHISLPGRYVVYLPTVDHIGISKRIGNDKERARLREAIEAMKPPSGGLIVRTVAEGLTKKGLKQDVGYLVRLWGEVAKKREGARAPALLSSELDLVLKVARDLFTDEVDEVVIDDKQQYDRLCRFVEMFAPERLKDVKHYSEEEPIFDEYGIEDEIGRALSRKVPLPSGGYLIIDQAEALTAIDVNTGRFVGKGSKDMEETILKTNLEAVKEIAYQLRFRNIGGLIILDLIDMEQHKNREKVRRTLEELLQKDKAKTTLNRISDLGLIEMTRKRTRESLGRLLHEPCFYCDGTGQLQSKETIAFEILREIRRKRGTLPGYSVLVNAHPAVADVLNSTEKAAVQDAENKYMRKIIVTPRKEYHLEQFDLVGK, from the coding sequence ATGGCCAAGAATATCCTCGTCATTTCGTGCGATTACCGCGAGACACGCGCCGCTCTAATCGAGAACGGCATCATCGCCGAGCTTCACATCGAGCGTAAGGGCGCCGAGTCCGGCACCGTCGGCAACGTCTACCTCGGCAAGGTCACGCGAGTCCTCCCCGGGCTCCAGGCCGCCTTCATCGACATCGGCCAGGAGCGCGCCGCGTTCCTCCACGTCGAAGACCTGATCCGCCCCGACGACTTCGACGAGTACCTCGCCGGTGGGCGCAAGTTGGCACGCGGTGAAGGACGATCGTCGACGACGAGCGAAAGCGAAGACGAGGACGAGACCGCGGAGGGCGAGGCGAGCCCCAGCTCCGGGGAGCGCGAGACCGATGCGCGCGCCGACTCCAATCCGCGCGCCGCCGATGAGCCCGACGCCGACTCCGACTCCGACGAGCCCGCCGACTCCGACGAGCCCGCCGACTCCGACGAGCCGGACTCCGATGAGCGCGACGCCGACTCCGGCGAGCCCGACTCCGACGAACCGGACTCCGACGAGCGCGCCGTCGCGGCGGAGAGCGATCGCGATCTGGATTCCCCCTCCCAGGCGTCCGCGACCGACGACGACGCGAACGACTCGGATCCCCCCGCCGCGGGGCTCGGCGGAGGCATCGACGACCTCGAGACGACGGTCGCGTATCCTGACTGGCCCGCGCCGCCCGCGCGGAAGCAGAACGGATCGACCACCGCGAAGCGCGCGCTGCGCAGCGGACCGAGCGACGCGCCGCCCGCGAGCGATCCTCCCTCCGACGAAGTGATCGCGCCGCCGAGCCCGCCGTCCGCGGTGGAGACGCAGCCGCTCATCGAAGACGTGTCGTCCGTCGCGCTCGGTGGCGTCGCAGCCGAATCGTCCGAGCGGCTCTTCGCCGACGACGACGATGACGACGACGACGACGACGATCGCGCGGAGGTGCGAGGGCAGGACTCGATGCGCTCGCTCGCCTCGCAGCCGACGCTCGACGAGCTCCCCTCCTCCGACTCCGATCGCCCCTCCTCCGCCGCGCACGATGACGAGAGCGACGACGACGATCTCCTGGGCGACCTGCCCGGCTTCACGGTGTCCGAGCCCGGCGAGCCCGTCCCGCGCGCGCCGGCTCCGCGAGCCGCGGAGCGCGAGCGCGGAGAGCGCGGCGGACGGCGCCGGCGACGCGGACGCGGACGCGGCGAGCGCACCGGCGATCGTCCGGCGACGGAGGCACGCGGCAGCGGCGGCGGAGGCGGCGAACGCACGCGCGGACGCGACGGCGGCCGCGGACGTGACGGCGGCCGCTCGACCGGCCGCGACGGCAGCCGCGGGCGCGACGGCAGCCGCGGGCGCGGCGATCGCTCCGGCGCCGGCGGGCTCCCCGGACGCCTCTCGAAGTCGACGCCGATCCGCGACGTCGTGAAGGAGGGGCAGGAGATCATCGTCCAGGTGACGAAGGATCCGATCGGGACGAAGGGCGCGCGCTGCTCGAGCCACATCTCGCTTCCGGGTCGCTACGTCGTCTACCTCCCAACGGTCGATCACATCGGCATCAGCAAGCGCATCGGCAACGACAAGGAGCGCGCGCGCCTGCGCGAGGCGATCGAGGCGATGAAGCCGCCGTCCGGTGGTCTCATCGTGCGCACCGTCGCCGAGGGCCTCACGAAGAAGGGCCTCAAGCAGGACGTCGGCTACCTCGTTCGCCTCTGGGGCGAGGTCGCGAAGAAGCGTGAGGGCGCGAGGGCGCCGGCGCTCCTCTCGAGCGAGCTCGACCTCGTGCTGAAGGTCGCGCGTGACCTCTTCACCGACGAGGTCGACGAGGTCGTCATCGACGACAAGCAGCAGTACGACCGTCTCTGCCGCTTCGTCGAGATGTTCGCGCCCGAGCGCCTCAAGGACGTGAAGCACTACTCGGAAGAGGAGCCCATCTTCGACGAGTACGGCATCGAGGACGAGATCGGCCGCGCGCTGTCGCGCAAGGTCCCGCTGCCCTCCGGCGGCTACCTCATCATCGATCAGGCCGAGGCGCTCACCGCGATCGACGTCAACACCGGTCGGTTCGTCGGCAAGGGCAGCAAGGACATGGAGGAGACGATCCTCAAGACGAACCTCGAGGCGGTGAAGGAGATCGCCTACCAGCTTCGCTTCCGGAACATCGGCGGCCTCATCATCCTCGACCTCATCGACATGGAGCAGCACAAGAACCGCGAGAAGGTGCGCCGCACGCTCGAGGAGCTCCTCCAGAAGGACAAGGCGAAGACGACGCTCAACCGCATCTCGGACCTCGGTCTCATCGAGATGACGCGCAAGCGCACGCGCGAGAGCCTCGGCCGGCTCCTCCACGAGCCCTGCTTCTACTGCGACGGCACCGGCCAGCTGCAGTCGAAGGAGACGATCGCGTTCGAGATCCTCCGCGAGATCCGCCGCAAGCGCGGGACCCTCCCCGGCTACTCCGTCCTCGTGAACGCGCACCCCGCCGTCGCCGACGTGCTGAACAGCACCGAGAAGGCGGCGGTGCAGGACGCCGAGAACAAGTACATGCGGAAGATCATCGTGACCCCGCGCAAGGAGTACCACCTCGAGCAGTTCGACCTGGTGGGCAAGTAA
- a CDS encoding PilZ domain-containing protein — translation MSESKRADERITINKEFESFDAFIQEYVTNISRSGVFIRAQRPLPVGTQVNLHFTVIMDAVETIEGVGEVVRVEKDGMGVVFRELSAYSKDLLDKLLIQRR, via the coding sequence ATGAGCGAATCGAAGCGCGCCGACGAACGGATCACGATCAACAAAGAGTTCGAGTCCTTCGACGCCTTCATCCAGGAGTACGTCACCAACATCTCGCGCTCCGGCGTGTTCATCCGCGCGCAGCGGCCGCTCCCGGTCGGCACGCAGGTGAACCTGCACTTCACCGTCATCATGGATGCGGTGGAGACGATCGAAGGTGTGGGCGAGGTCGTCCGTGTCGAGAAGGACGGAATGGGGGTGGTCTTCCGCGAGCTGTCCGCTTACTCCAAGGACCTGCTCGACAAGTTGCTGATCCAGCGTCGCTAA
- a CDS encoding sigma 54-interacting transcriptional regulator, translated as MTDDLFAHEATRAKHANPLHIEKLRAAVETGRLRIMIERAAGRTGAQELVYEGDLCRIGSHVSNDVVVEDPTVSRFHCRIARGRSGWTVVDSGSTNGTRINGVKVLSAELEDEGVISLGDSILRVRPDGRRVLPEVPVLPSFGALVGGSGAMQRLFDILERVASSEIDVLIQGESGTGKELVATEVVQRSPRGGGPLVVVDCGALSPSLVESELFGHVRGAFTGADRDREGAFEAADGGTVFLDEIGELPLELQPKLLRALESREVRRVGQTRTIDVDVRVIAATHRDLEREVNRGRFREDLYYRLAKVAVRIPPLRDRLEDVPALVRSFLAAMGARDVDGVVSTVFPSDVLAQMQSYEWPGNVRELRNYIERRTVLGDVLPPRRVAEAAHERAPSSRPSEDEPALPFRAAKERAVEQFERSYIEPLLERAQGNVSKAAREARMDRMYLHQLAQKYGIRTAPKKAAGAGT; from the coding sequence GTGACCGACGACCTCTTCGCCCACGAGGCCACGCGAGCGAAGCACGCGAACCCGCTCCATATCGAGAAGCTCCGGGCCGCGGTCGAGACGGGGCGCCTGCGCATCATGATCGAGCGCGCAGCCGGGCGGACCGGCGCGCAGGAGCTCGTCTACGAGGGGGACCTCTGCCGGATCGGCTCGCACGTGTCGAACGACGTCGTCGTCGAGGACCCCACCGTCTCGCGCTTCCATTGCCGCATCGCGCGCGGCCGCAGCGGCTGGACCGTCGTCGACTCCGGATCGACGAACGGCACCCGCATCAACGGCGTGAAGGTCCTCTCCGCCGAGCTCGAGGACGAGGGCGTGATCTCGCTCGGCGACTCGATCCTCCGCGTGCGCCCGGACGGCCGTCGCGTGCTGCCGGAGGTGCCGGTGTTGCCTTCGTTCGGCGCGCTCGTCGGCGGCTCCGGCGCGATGCAGCGGCTCTTCGACATCCTCGAGCGCGTCGCGTCGAGCGAGATCGACGTGCTGATCCAGGGAGAGAGCGGCACCGGCAAGGAGCTCGTCGCGACCGAGGTCGTGCAGCGCAGCCCGCGCGGCGGGGGGCCGCTCGTCGTCGTCGACTGCGGCGCGCTCTCGCCGTCGCTGGTGGAGAGCGAGCTCTTCGGCCACGTGCGCGGCGCGTTCACCGGCGCCGACCGCGACCGCGAAGGTGCGTTCGAGGCGGCCGACGGCGGCACGGTGTTCCTCGACGAGATCGGGGAGCTGCCCCTCGAGCTGCAGCCCAAGCTCCTGCGCGCGCTCGAGAGCCGCGAGGTCCGGCGCGTGGGACAGACGAGGACGATCGACGTCGACGTCCGCGTCATCGCGGCGACGCATCGCGATCTCGAGCGCGAGGTGAACCGCGGCCGCTTCCGCGAGGACCTCTACTACCGCCTCGCGAAGGTCGCGGTCCGCATCCCGCCGCTCCGCGATCGGCTCGAGGACGTGCCCGCGCTCGTGCGGAGCTTCCTCGCGGCGATGGGCGCGCGCGACGTCGACGGCGTCGTCTCCACCGTCTTCCCGTCCGACGTCCTCGCGCAGATGCAGAGCTACGAGTGGCCCGGCAACGTGCGCGAGCTCCGGAACTACATCGAGCGCCGCACCGTCCTCGGCGACGTGCTCCCGCCGCGGCGCGTGGCGGAGGCGGCGCACGAGCGCGCGCCGTCGTCGCGTCCGTCCGAAGACGAGCCGGCGCTCCCGTTCCGCGCGGCGAAGGAGCGCGCGGTCGAACAGTTCGAGCGGTCGTACATCGAGCCGCTCCTCGAACGAGCGCAAGGCAACGTCAGCAAGGCCGCGCGGGAGGCAAGGATGGACCGCATGTATCTGCACCAGCTCGCGCAGAAGTACGGGATCCGAACGGCGCCGAAGAAGGCGGCAGGAGCAGGCACGTGA
- a CDS encoding ABC transporter permease subunit, which produces MNPFVETRFMVQRELRKSFRSIKGIILTVLTVAGGGGLALLFAQSDDVRQKKLHENDISPEALIAAKQKFFGWWFMDEKTGEHLGRAPGLIFFLFAVSLVLMPAVVLLLGFDSVSAERQHKTVRYWTVRSRRSSYIIGKWLGLWATCGVVALGMHALIWIVASARGEAPFADIVSWGFRFWAASMPILGMWCAVSVFISSLMRVPILALLSTAGVFFIWWLVYIIAWAPGHSDIEVISKPSPLCFIFPNFYDRFLLSPQVGPFLTGLAVCFGFAAALLATSSTLFAKRDV; this is translated from the coding sequence GTGAATCCCTTCGTCGAGACACGCTTCATGGTGCAGCGCGAGCTGCGTAAGAGCTTCCGAAGCATCAAGGGCATCATCCTCACGGTGCTCACCGTCGCCGGCGGCGGTGGCCTCGCGCTCCTCTTCGCGCAGTCGGACGACGTTCGACAGAAGAAGCTGCACGAGAACGACATCTCGCCCGAGGCGCTGATCGCGGCGAAGCAGAAGTTCTTCGGCTGGTGGTTCATGGACGAGAAGACGGGCGAGCACCTCGGCCGCGCGCCCGGTCTCATCTTCTTCCTCTTCGCGGTGTCGCTCGTGCTGATGCCGGCGGTCGTCCTCCTCCTCGGCTTCGACTCCGTCTCGGCGGAGCGGCAGCACAAGACGGTGCGCTACTGGACGGTCCGCTCGCGTCGCAGCTCGTACATCATCGGGAAGTGGCTCGGCCTCTGGGCCACGTGCGGCGTCGTCGCGCTCGGCATGCACGCGCTCATCTGGATCGTCGCGTCCGCGCGCGGCGAGGCGCCCTTCGCCGACATCGTCAGCTGGGGCTTCCGCTTCTGGGCGGCGTCGATGCCGATCCTCGGGATGTGGTGCGCCGTCTCCGTCTTCATCAGCTCGCTCATGCGCGTGCCGATCCTCGCGCTCCTCTCGACCGCCGGCGTCTTCTTCATCTGGTGGCTCGTGTACATCATCGCGTGGGCGCCGGGGCACTCGGACATCGAGGTCATCTCGAAGCCGTCGCCGTTGTGCTTCATCTTCCCGAACTTCTACGATCGCTTCCTGCTCTCGCCGCAGGTCGGTCCGTTCCTCACCGGGCTCGCGGTCTGCTTCGGCTTCGCCGCCGCGCTCCTCGCCACCTCGAGCACGCTCTTCGCGAAGAGGGACGTCTGA
- a CDS encoding SDR family NAD(P)-dependent oxidoreductase, translating to MSDLRFDGRVAIVTGAGNGLGRAHALLLAARGAKVVVNDLGGSGKGDGKSSAAADKVVEEIKAAGGEAVANYDSVEDGDKIVQTALDTWKRVDVVINNAGILRDTSFKKLTDDDWDLIYRVHVRGSYKVTKAAWDHMQEAGYGRIIFTASAAGIYGNFGQANYAMAKLGLVGFSNTLAIEGKKKNVLVNTIAPIAGSRLTETVLPKNITDALKPEYVSPLVAWLVHESCEETGGLFEVGGGLFTKLRWERTEGKLFKLGRDITPDQVKKAWSQITSFEKATHPANINESMGPILGNLESRALGGNDLIDVDTALGYEFPPQKSSYDEKDLALYALGVGAGAKATDPKELQYLYENDASFRALPTFGVVPALSMVFEMAKRGETAPGMNYGFDRILHGEQYTELRRPLPPSAKLTHKAKIKEIWDKGKGAVVVTAITSFDEDGNELVYNELSTFVRGAGGWGGERGPSAEVNVAPDRKPDAIVEEKISESQALLYRLSGDINPLHVDPGFAKAFGFEKPILHGLCTFGFAARHVIKSFSNDDPRFFKSIKVRFSDSVFPGETLVTEMWKEGEKIVFRCKVKERDKVVISNAAVELYKEIPKAPEKKKAAAATAAAAAPSGEPTSAEAFAVIRDHIEQNGGLASEIGKTFLFKLSGPDSAWTLDLKNGKGGVSQGGSSADCVLELSDADFCAMVAGKADPMKLWTEKKLKISGDVMASQKLMFLKKIDPKRGAEVVAKLRAAGGGAPAAAAAGAAPSGEPTSAEAFAVIRDHIEQNGGLAAEIGKTFLFRLSSPDSAWTLDLKNGKGSVTEGGTAGDCVLDLSDEDFRAMVAGKADPMKLWTDKKLKISGDVMASQKLMFLKKIDPKRGAEVVAKLRGSGGGAAAGGGGAAPAAKAAAPAAAAPSQAPAIVKALGERLAKTPNLAKEVGAKVGLVVGTASWLLDLTGAGAITEGKPSGAAATLTLDDETLVALAKGESLRDLYMHGRVRIDGDPRVAHKLTFFKGLV from the coding sequence ATGTCTGATCTGCGTTTCGACGGGCGCGTGGCGATCGTCACCGGTGCAGGAAACGGTCTTGGTCGCGCCCATGCGCTCCTGCTCGCGGCGCGTGGCGCGAAGGTCGTCGTGAACGACCTCGGCGGGAGCGGCAAGGGGGACGGGAAGTCGAGCGCCGCGGCGGACAAGGTCGTCGAGGAGATCAAGGCGGCCGGCGGCGAGGCGGTCGCGAACTACGACTCGGTCGAGGACGGCGACAAGATCGTCCAGACCGCGCTCGATACGTGGAAGCGCGTCGACGTCGTCATCAACAACGCGGGCATCCTCCGCGACACCTCGTTCAAGAAGCTGACCGACGACGACTGGGACCTCATCTACCGCGTGCACGTGCGCGGCAGCTACAAGGTCACGAAGGCCGCGTGGGACCACATGCAGGAGGCCGGCTACGGCCGGATCATCTTCACCGCGAGCGCGGCGGGCATCTACGGCAACTTCGGGCAGGCCAACTACGCGATGGCGAAGCTCGGCCTCGTCGGCTTCTCGAACACGCTCGCGATCGAGGGCAAGAAGAAGAACGTCCTCGTGAACACGATCGCGCCGATCGCGGGCTCGCGCCTCACGGAGACGGTGCTCCCCAAGAACATCACCGACGCGCTCAAGCCGGAGTACGTGTCGCCGCTCGTCGCGTGGCTCGTGCACGAGAGCTGCGAGGAGACGGGCGGCCTCTTCGAGGTCGGCGGCGGCCTCTTCACGAAGCTCCGCTGGGAGCGCACCGAAGGGAAGCTCTTCAAGCTCGGTCGCGACATCACGCCGGACCAGGTGAAGAAGGCGTGGAGCCAGATCACGAGCTTCGAGAAGGCGACGCACCCCGCGAACATCAACGAGTCGATGGGCCCGATCCTCGGGAACCTCGAGTCGAGGGCGCTCGGCGGCAACGACCTCATCGACGTCGATACCGCGCTCGGCTACGAGTTCCCGCCACAGAAGTCCTCCTACGACGAGAAGGACCTCGCGCTCTACGCGCTCGGCGTCGGCGCCGGCGCGAAGGCGACGGACCCGAAGGAGCTCCAGTACCTCTACGAGAACGACGCGAGCTTCCGCGCGCTCCCGACCTTCGGCGTCGTCCCCGCGCTCTCGATGGTCTTCGAGATGGCCAAGCGCGGCGAGACCGCGCCGGGGATGAACTACGGCTTCGACCGCATCCTCCACGGCGAGCAGTACACGGAGCTCCGCCGTCCGCTCCCGCCGAGTGCGAAGCTCACGCACAAGGCGAAGATCAAGGAGATCTGGGACAAGGGGAAGGGCGCCGTCGTCGTCACCGCGATCACGAGCTTCGACGAGGACGGCAACGAGCTCGTCTACAACGAGCTCTCCACCTTCGTCCGCGGCGCGGGCGGTTGGGGCGGCGAGCGTGGTCCGTCCGCCGAGGTCAACGTCGCGCCGGACCGCAAGCCGGACGCGATCGTCGAGGAGAAGATCAGCGAGTCGCAGGCGCTCCTCTACCGTCTCTCCGGCGACATCAACCCGCTCCACGTCGACCCCGGCTTCGCGAAGGCGTTCGGCTTCGAGAAGCCGATCCTGCACGGCCTCTGCACGTTCGGCTTCGCCGCGCGTCACGTCATCAAGAGCTTCTCGAACGACGACCCGCGCTTCTTCAAGAGCATCAAGGTCCGGTTCTCGGACAGCGTGTTCCCAGGCGAGACGCTGGTGACGGAGATGTGGAAGGAGGGCGAGAAGATCGTCTTCCGCTGCAAGGTGAAGGAGCGCGACAAGGTCGTCATCTCCAACGCGGCGGTGGAGCTCTACAAGGAGATCCCGAAGGCGCCGGAGAAGAAGAAGGCGGCGGCGGCTACGGCGGCCGCGGCGGCGCCGTCGGGTGAGCCGACGAGCGCGGAGGCGTTCGCGGTCATTCGCGATCACATCGAGCAGAACGGCGGGCTCGCCTCCGAGATCGGCAAGACGTTCCTCTTCAAGCTGAGCGGGCCGGACTCGGCGTGGACGCTCGACCTCAAGAACGGGAAGGGCGGCGTCTCGCAGGGCGGCTCGTCGGCGGACTGCGTCCTCGAGCTCTCGGACGCGGACTTCTGCGCGATGGTCGCGGGGAAGGCCGATCCGATGAAGCTCTGGACGGAGAAGAAGCTCAAGATCTCCGGGGACGTGATGGCTTCGCAGAAGCTCATGTTCCTGAAGAAGATCGATCCGAAGCGCGGCGCCGAGGTCGTCGCGAAGCTCCGCGCGGCGGGCGGCGGCGCTCCGGCGGCCGCGGCGGCGGGGGCGGCGCCGTCGGGTGAGCCGACGAGCGCGGAGGCGTTCGCGGTCATTCGGGATCACATCGAGCAGAACGGCGGGCTCGCGGCCGAGATCGGGAAGACCTTCCTCTTCCGCCTCTCGAGCCCCGACTCGGCGTGGACGCTCGACCTCAAGAACGGCAAGGGCTCCGTCACCGAGGGCGGCACGGCGGGCGACTGCGTGCTCGATCTCTCGGACGAGGACTTCCGCGCGATGGTCGCGGGGAAGGCCGATCCGATGAAGCTCTGGACCGACAAGAAGCTCAAGATCTCGGGCGACGTGATGGCTTCGCAGAAGCTCATGTTCCTGAAGAAGATCGATCCGAAGCGCGGCGCCGAGGTCGTCGCGAAGCTCCGCGGCTCCGGTGGCGGTGCGGCGGCGGGCGGTGGCGGCGCGGCGCCTGCGGCGAAGGCCGCGGCACCGGCGGCGGCGGCTCCGTCGCAGGCCCCCGCGATCGTGAAGGCGCTCGGCGAGCGGCTCGCGAAGACGCCGAACCTGGCGAAGGAGGTCGGCGCGAAGGTCGGGCTCGTGGTCGGGACGGCGTCGTGGCTGCTCGATCTCACGGGCGCCGGCGCCATCACGGAGGGGAAGCCCTCCGGCGCGGCGGCGACGCTCACGCTCGACGACGAGACGCTGGTCGCGCTCGCGAAGGGTGAGTCGCTCCGCGATCTCTACATGCACGGACGCGTGCGAATCGACGGCGACCCTCGGGTCGCGCACAAGCTCACGTTCTTCAAGGGTCTGGTCTGA